One segment of Rhodanobacter thiooxydans DNA contains the following:
- a CDS encoding MBL fold metallo-hydrolase produces MIIYSCHGAAKQVTGSCHLVTCNDRRVLIDCGMFQGSEDVERANAEPFGFDPAGIDVLLLTHAHLDHCGRIPLLVRQGFRGRIITTAATRELARVVMLDAAGLQEEEARRAQRRNRSGEAVTPPLYTLDDALHALDFFGADVGYDETVQVVEGISARFLDAGHILGSASILLQLDDGKQQRRMLFSGDLGNPGRPLLRDPTPAPAADYVVMESTYGDRPHRSVPDSVDEMYQAIRETVNRRGNVVIPTFALERTQEILYYLHRGIAGGAIPSHVRVFLDSPMAISATEIFRRHPECFDKGFLDELQHGDPFAMPGLHFIRETAESMAINNVDGGAIILAGSGMCNGGRVRHHLKHNLWRERSSVVFVGYAAEGTLARRIIDGAASVRVFNEEIPVRAQVWTINGFSAHADQPSLLAWLGDVPRRKVFLVHGEYGRGMRAMQEVLAARDVACQLPGLHEPIKID; encoded by the coding sequence ATGATCATCTACAGCTGCCACGGCGCCGCCAAACAGGTCACCGGCTCGTGCCACCTCGTCACCTGCAACGACCGCCGCGTGCTGATCGACTGCGGCATGTTCCAGGGCAGCGAAGACGTCGAGCGGGCCAACGCCGAACCGTTCGGCTTCGACCCGGCCGGCATCGACGTGCTGCTGCTCACCCATGCCCATCTCGATCATTGCGGCAGGATCCCGTTGCTGGTGCGCCAGGGGTTCCGCGGACGCATCATCACCACCGCCGCCACCCGCGAACTGGCGCGGGTGGTGATGCTCGATGCCGCCGGCCTGCAGGAGGAAGAAGCGCGCCGCGCGCAGCGCCGCAACCGCAGCGGCGAGGCGGTGACGCCACCGCTGTACACGCTGGACGACGCGCTGCATGCGCTGGACTTCTTCGGTGCCGATGTCGGCTATGACGAAACCGTGCAAGTCGTCGAGGGCATCAGCGCGCGCTTCCTCGACGCCGGCCACATCCTCGGCTCGGCCTCGATCCTGCTGCAGCTCGACGACGGCAAGCAGCAACGCCGCATGCTGTTTTCCGGCGACCTCGGCAACCCTGGCCGGCCGCTGCTGCGCGACCCGACGCCCGCGCCGGCCGCCGACTATGTGGTGATGGAAAGCACCTACGGCGACCGCCCGCACCGTTCGGTGCCGGACTCCGTGGACGAGATGTACCAGGCCATCCGCGAAACGGTGAACCGCCGCGGCAACGTGGTGATTCCCACCTTCGCGCTGGAGCGCACCCAGGAAATCCTCTACTACCTGCACCGCGGCATCGCGGGCGGCGCGATCCCGTCGCACGTGCGCGTGTTCCTCGACTCGCCGATGGCGATTTCCGCCACCGAGATCTTCCGCCGCCATCCGGAATGCTTCGACAAGGGTTTCCTGGATGAACTGCAGCACGGCGATCCGTTCGCCATGCCCGGCCTGCACTTCATCCGCGAGACGGCCGAGTCGATGGCGATCAACAACGTCGACGGCGGCGCGATCATCCTGGCCGGCTCGGGCATGTGCAACGGCGGCCGTGTGCGCCACCACCTCAAGCACAACCTGTGGCGCGAACGCAGCAGCGTGGTGTTCGTCGGCTATGCCGCGGAAGGCACGCTGGCGCGGCGGATCATCGACGGTGCGGCCAGCGTGCGCGTATTCAACGAGGAGATCCCGGTGCGCGCGCAGGTGTGGACCATCAACGGCTTCTCCGCCCACGCCGACCAGCCCTCGCTGCTGGCCTGGCTGGGCGATGTGCCGCGGCGCAAGGTGTTCCTGGTGCACGGCGAGTACGGCCGCGGCATGCGGGCGATGCAGGAGGTGCTGGCCGCGCGCGACGTCGCCTGCCAGCTGCCCGGCCTGCACGAGCCGATCAAGATCGACTGA
- a CDS encoding cyclic nucleotide-binding domain-containing protein → MAPAATVLDLNLLRRSCSTCALSELCLPAGIGNNDLEQLDTAVRDKRTLDRGGVLYRDGDPFDALYVVRSGSLKTFVLDDTGDVQILGFHLPGEIIGFDALASNRHVSQAEALERSSICELPYDRLQQVTSEVPALHRQLMRVISREVIEEHRHLVMMGKQQAQEQLAIFLKGLADRYQRLQRDGTALTLSMSRYDIANYLGLVVETVSRLFSRLEEMGVLEVNRKSVHIRRPDLLAELCRSNATASSKQRDAG, encoded by the coding sequence ATGGCCCCCGCAGCCACCGTGCTTGACCTGAACCTGCTGCGACGCAGCTGCTCAACCTGCGCCCTGAGTGAATTGTGCCTGCCCGCCGGCATCGGCAACAACGACCTGGAGCAGCTGGACACGGCGGTCCGCGACAAGCGTACGCTGGACCGCGGCGGCGTGCTGTACCGCGATGGCGACCCGTTCGATGCGCTCTACGTGGTGCGTTCCGGTTCGCTGAAGACCTTCGTGCTGGACGATACCGGCGACGTGCAGATCCTCGGCTTCCACCTGCCCGGCGAAATCATCGGTTTCGACGCGCTGGCTTCGAACCGGCACGTCAGCCAGGCCGAGGCACTGGAACGCAGCAGCATCTGCGAGCTGCCCTATGACCGGTTGCAACAGGTCACCAGCGAGGTGCCGGCGCTGCACCGGCAACTGATGCGGGTGATCAGCCGCGAAGTGATCGAGGAACATCGCCACCTGGTGATGATGGGCAAGCAACAGGCGCAGGAGCAGCTGGCGATCTTCCTGAAGGGCCTGGCCGACCGCTACCAGCGCCTGCAGCGCGATGGCACCGCCCTCACCCTGTCGATGTCGCGCTACGACATCGCCAACTACCTCGGCCTGGTGGTCGAGACGGTCAGCCGGCTGTTCTCGCGCCTGGAGGAAATGGGCGTGCTCGAGGTCAACCGCAAATCCGTGCACATCCGTCGCCCCGACCTGCTCGCCGAACTCTGCCGCAGCAATGCCACGGCGTCGTCGAAGCAGCGCGACGCCGGCTGA
- a CDS encoding cytochrome b codes for MNWKNTKDRYSSLSIGMHWLMLLLLVAVYACIELRGFYPRGSDLREGLKTWHFMLGLGVFALVFVRLAIRFAAGATPPIRPAPPLWQERLAALMHLALYAFLIVMPLLGWLVLSAKGKPVPFFGLSLPALMGADKALADSLEEIHETIGTIGYYLVGLHAAAALVHHYMNRDNTLLRMLPRRGGRMS; via the coding sequence ATGAACTGGAAAAACACCAAGGACCGTTACAGCTCGCTGTCGATCGGCATGCACTGGCTGATGCTGCTGTTGCTGGTCGCCGTCTATGCCTGCATCGAATTGCGCGGCTTCTACCCGCGCGGCAGCGATCTGCGCGAGGGCCTGAAGACCTGGCACTTCATGCTTGGCCTGGGCGTGTTCGCACTGGTCTTCGTGCGGCTGGCGATCCGCTTCGCGGCGGGGGCGACGCCACCGATCCGGCCGGCGCCGCCGCTGTGGCAGGAGCGCCTGGCCGCGCTGATGCACCTGGCGCTGTACGCCTTTCTGATCGTGATGCCGCTGCTCGGCTGGCTGGTGCTCAGCGCCAAGGGCAAGCCGGTGCCGTTCTTCGGCCTGTCATTGCCGGCGCTGATGGGGGCAGACAAGGCGCTCGCCGACTCGCTGGAAGAGATCCACGAGACCATCGGCACGATCGGCTACTACCTGGTCGGCCTGCACGCGGCGGCTGCGCTGGTGCACCACTACATGAACCGGGACAACACCTTGCTGCGCATGTTGCCGCGGCGTGGTGGGCGCATGTCGTGA
- a CDS encoding cbb3-type cytochrome c oxidase subunit I, whose protein sequence is MQIEYQTQRLSLRFFMLMLVLFVIQVGYGLLLATQQVDPTVLAGVMNFNVARAEHLNLGILWILCGFIGAILFVGPILSKRDMVAPWLIKLLFYALIVIALWNFFTLRLAQVGIAGWWEGQPWLQQGLEYLEAGRIAGVLVLVGFAILAFVVLRTFPPVRQWNEIHWGLGLGVSALMAVWVFGLFYVARLDLQEYFRWFVVHYWVEGVWEVIHITLVGFLLVLMFKVDVKSVGFAVFWGVALVWLSGLIGNAHHYFWIGTPAFWQFWGSVFSALEPLPLVFCFWHIYLDAHTNKRPLENAPAFYFILGSVVLEQIGAGILGFSMTFALTNVWSHGTWVTPGHGHLALFGTFGMLGIAAAYFAVPIMRKVTNYDQRLGKLGFWLVLVGMLGMAFAFNLGGTVQIYVYRILGLDWFGGDVARSMGVFKLLLPLFGVVFAVGAVVVAYDLFTLGRRISVPAGTDVHGGSADVHPVTRWSRPLSGFEAGIWLLMMWVFGTIITLGLLSFNLPRVRVAGDPTLPYLLAGIGYPGLMLVTLLFVWRFLASMEARTNAASMPSLLRVLPAQA, encoded by the coding sequence ATGCAGATCGAATACCAGACACAAAGGTTGAGCCTGCGCTTCTTCATGCTGATGCTGGTGCTGTTCGTGATCCAGGTCGGTTACGGCCTGCTGCTGGCCACCCAGCAGGTTGACCCGACCGTGCTCGCCGGCGTGATGAACTTCAACGTTGCCCGCGCCGAACACCTCAACCTCGGCATCCTGTGGATCCTGTGCGGCTTCATTGGCGCGATCCTGTTCGTCGGCCCGATCCTGTCCAAACGCGACATGGTCGCGCCATGGCTGATCAAGCTGCTGTTCTACGCGTTGATCGTGATCGCGCTGTGGAACTTCTTCACCCTGCGCCTGGCCCAGGTCGGCATCGCCGGCTGGTGGGAAGGGCAGCCGTGGCTGCAGCAGGGGCTGGAATACCTGGAGGCCGGGCGCATCGCCGGCGTGTTGGTGCTGGTCGGCTTCGCGATCCTCGCCTTCGTGGTGCTGCGCACCTTCCCGCCGGTACGCCAGTGGAACGAGATCCACTGGGGCCTGGGCCTCGGCGTCAGCGCGCTGATGGCGGTGTGGGTGTTCGGCCTGTTCTACGTGGCACGGTTGGACCTGCAGGAATATTTCCGCTGGTTCGTGGTGCACTACTGGGTCGAGGGCGTGTGGGAGGTGATCCACATCACCCTGGTCGGCTTCCTGCTGGTGCTGATGTTCAAGGTCGATGTCAAATCGGTGGGCTTCGCCGTGTTCTGGGGCGTGGCACTGGTATGGCTGTCCGGGCTGATCGGCAACGCGCACCACTATTTCTGGATCGGCACGCCGGCGTTCTGGCAGTTCTGGGGTTCGGTGTTCAGCGCGCTGGAGCCGCTGCCGCTGGTGTTCTGCTTCTGGCACATCTACCTCGACGCACACACCAACAAGCGCCCGCTGGAGAACGCGCCCGCGTTCTACTTCATCCTCGGCTCGGTGGTGCTGGAGCAGATCGGTGCGGGCATCCTGGGTTTCAGCATGACCTTCGCGCTGACCAACGTGTGGTCGCACGGCACCTGGGTCACCCCGGGGCATGGGCATCTGGCCCTGTTCGGCACCTTCGGCATGCTGGGTATCGCCGCCGCCTACTTCGCGGTACCGATCATGCGCAAGGTGACCAACTACGACCAGCGCCTGGGCAAGCTCGGCTTCTGGCTGGTGCTGGTGGGCATGCTCGGCATGGCGTTCGCCTTCAACCTGGGCGGCACCGTGCAGATCTACGTCTACCGCATCCTCGGCCTGGACTGGTTCGGTGGCGACGTCGCCCGCTCCATGGGCGTGTTCAAACTGCTGCTGCCGCTGTTCGGCGTCGTCTTCGCGGTGGGTGCGGTGGTGGTGGCCTACGACCTGTTCACGCTGGGGCGTCGCATCAGCGTTCCGGCAGGCACGGATGTGCACGGCGGTTCGGCGGACGTCCACCCGGTCACCCGCTGGAGTCGCCCGCTGAGCGGCTTCGAAGCCGGCATCTGGTTGTTGATGATGTGGGTGTTCGGCACGATCATCACGCTCGGCCTGCTCAGCTTCAACCTGCCGCGCGTACGCGTGGCTGGCGACCCGACCCTGCCCTATCTGCTGGCGGGCATTGGCTACCCGGGGTTGATGCTGGTGACCCTGCTGTTTGTGTGGCGCTTCCTGGCTTCGATGGAAGCTCGCACGAACGCGGCGAGCATGCCGTCACTGCTGCGGGTGCTGCCCGCGCAGGCCTGA
- a CDS encoding universal stress protein, translated as MTSTEQTPCVTRPGDILALATSTDPWSPAVIAGVAIASRWGSNLTGCYIDPALRKLIGTEAGDEPTVLGLLLEPQSGFADNHAAFESLARQSGVRNADWIVARTGIAHSLRWLGARHDLAVIERDMVQASGLFDILGEAILSCRLPCLILPPRWNREIRFERIVIGCNGSLEAIRAIHSALPFLKVAQQVTLVDGDVRDGDEQRPRFDPFVYLLRHGITARPSYIRSSSAMAGEILLKEVESIDANLLVMGAYGRSRMRERVFGGATRHVLEEATVPVLMQH; from the coding sequence ATGACCAGCACCGAACAGACACCATGCGTGACGCGCCCGGGCGACATCCTCGCGCTGGCAACCTCGACCGACCCATGGAGCCCCGCTGTCATCGCCGGCGTCGCCATCGCCTCGCGCTGGGGCAGCAACCTGACCGGCTGCTACATCGACCCCGCGTTGCGGAAGCTCATCGGCACCGAAGCCGGCGACGAGCCCACCGTGCTCGGCCTGCTGCTCGAACCGCAAAGCGGATTCGCCGACAATCACGCTGCCTTCGAGTCCCTCGCGCGCCAGTCAGGCGTACGCAACGCCGACTGGATCGTCGCCCGGACCGGCATCGCCCATAGCTTGCGCTGGCTCGGCGCGAGGCACGACCTGGCGGTGATCGAGCGCGACATGGTGCAGGCATCCGGCCTGTTCGACATCCTCGGCGAGGCGATCCTGTCCTGTCGCCTGCCCTGCCTGATCCTGCCTCCGCGCTGGAACCGGGAAATCCGCTTCGAGCGCATCGTGATCGGCTGCAATGGCAGCCTCGAGGCGATCCGCGCGATCCATTCAGCCCTGCCATTCCTCAAGGTGGCGCAGCAGGTCACCCTGGTCGATGGCGATGTGCGCGACGGTGACGAACAACGTCCGCGTTTCGACCCGTTCGTCTACCTGCTGCGCCATGGCATCACGGCCAGGCCCAGCTACATCCGCTCCTCCTCCGCGATGGCCGGCGAAATCCTGCTGAAGGAAGTCGAAAGCATCGACGCGAACCTGCTGGTGATGGGTGCCTATGGCCGTTCGCGCATGCGCGAACGCGTGTTCGGCGGCGCCACCCGGCATGTGCTGGAAGAAGCCACCGTGCCGGTGCTGATGCAGCACTAG
- a CDS encoding GNAT family N-acetyltransferase — translation MSNVHHTPVTTPVTPFGAIEGTHWIETLNDGSPVLIRPLRPQDRQRETDFINRMSEQACRFRFLGNLKEASPALLDQLMDVDDRDRVAFVALAHDNGELREVGVSRYSASGDEKQCECAVTVADDWRHRGLAVLLMRRLIDIARKNGFRTMFSIDAAENEPMRELAGYLGFRRRLDPDDATQVIHALDL, via the coding sequence ATGTCCAATGTCCACCACACCCCCGTCACCACCCCCGTCACGCCGTTCGGCGCCATCGAGGGCACACACTGGATCGAGACCCTGAATGACGGCAGCCCGGTACTGATCCGCCCGCTGCGCCCGCAGGACCGCCAGCGCGAAACGGACTTCATCAACCGGATGTCCGAGCAGGCCTGCCGTTTCCGCTTCCTGGGCAACCTGAAGGAAGCAAGCCCGGCCCTGCTTGACCAGCTGATGGACGTCGATGACCGGGACCGGGTGGCCTTCGTGGCGCTCGCCCACGACAACGGCGAGCTGCGCGAGGTCGGCGTCAGCCGCTACAGCGCCAGCGGCGACGAGAAGCAGTGCGAGTGCGCAGTGACGGTGGCCGACGACTGGCGCCATCGCGGCCTTGCCGTGCTGCTGATGAGGCGCCTGATCGACATCGCACGCAAGAACGGATTCCGCACGATGTTCTCGATCGACGCCGCCGAAAACGAGCCGATGCGCGAACTGGCCGGCTACCTGGGCTTCCGCCGCCGGCTCGACCCGGATGACGCCACCCAGGTCATCCATGCACTCGATCTTTGA
- a CDS encoding nitric-oxide reductase large subunit, whose product MSTTRKLWLGLAALLVASFAVLLWVGKEVHQQAPPLPTAVVTADGQTLYTKADMEEGRQVWQSIGGQQLGSIWGHGALLAPDWSADWLHRESMAMLELLSRDAGLGPYDSLTAQQQAPLKARVQEELRTNTWDAASNTITVSALRAHAMEAVAAHYMSLFGNDPATHKLREGYAMRENTVAEMEHRREVTAFFWWTSWAAATQRPNEAMSYTQNWPYEPLAGNTPTSTSFLWSVFSILFMIFGIGLLGWHHARQVSHEPLPIVPARDPLTEFKATPSMKATGKYFWTVLGLFLAQILLGATTAHYQVEGQQAYGFALANYLPYSLTRTWHTELAVLWIATAWLATGLYIAPLISGHEPKFQRLGVNFLWVCLLVIVVGSFAGQWFAVMDKMGLKYNFWFGHQGWEYTDLGRFWQIFLFIGLMLWLFLVGRALWPAMDRNKEGASIVGLLFLSTVAIGLLYGAGLMWGEHTHIAMVEYWRWWVVHLWVEGFFEVFATAVISYLFVRLGLLRVTTATTNVLFATIVFMAGGVLGTLHHLYFSGTTTAVIALGASFSALEVVPLALIGLEAYDTWKKQHEAPWMVRYRWPIMFFVAVSFWNLVGAGLLGFLVNTPIALYYMQGLNLTATHGHTALFGVYGMLGLGLMLFCLRGIRPDAEWREGWLKSSFWLLNIGLSLMAALTLLPLGILQLKAVLDHGYWFARSAEFMDRPLIHMLVWMRVPGDTLFAIGALLIAVFVAALWLAPKRRTANLPLPQGQTEGA is encoded by the coding sequence ATGAGTACCACCCGAAAACTCTGGCTCGGACTGGCGGCGTTGCTCGTCGCGTCCTTCGCCGTCCTGCTGTGGGTCGGCAAGGAGGTCCACCAGCAGGCGCCGCCGCTGCCCACCGCCGTCGTCACCGCAGACGGCCAGACGCTGTACACCAAGGCCGACATGGAGGAAGGCCGCCAAGTGTGGCAGAGCATCGGCGGCCAGCAATTGGGATCCATCTGGGGCCACGGCGCGCTGCTGGCGCCGGACTGGAGCGCCGACTGGTTGCACCGCGAAAGCATGGCGATGCTTGAGCTGCTTTCCCGCGACGCCGGCCTGGGTCCCTACGACTCGCTGACGGCGCAGCAGCAGGCACCGCTGAAGGCACGCGTGCAGGAAGAACTGCGTACCAACACCTGGGACGCGGCCAGCAACACCATCACCGTCTCGGCGCTGCGCGCGCATGCGATGGAAGCCGTCGCGGCGCATTACATGAGCCTGTTCGGCAACGACCCGGCCACGCACAAGCTGCGCGAAGGCTATGCCATGCGCGAGAACACCGTGGCCGAGATGGAACATCGGCGCGAGGTCACCGCCTTCTTCTGGTGGACCAGCTGGGCCGCCGCCACGCAGCGCCCGAACGAGGCGATGAGCTACACGCAGAACTGGCCATACGAACCGCTGGCCGGCAACACGCCGACCTCGACCAGCTTCCTGTGGTCGGTCTTCAGCATCCTGTTCATGATCTTCGGCATCGGCCTGCTCGGCTGGCATCACGCCCGCCAGGTCAGTCACGAACCGCTACCGATTGTTCCGGCGCGCGATCCGCTGACCGAGTTCAAGGCCACGCCGTCGATGAAGGCCACCGGCAAGTATTTCTGGACCGTGCTGGGCCTGTTCCTGGCGCAGATCCTGCTGGGCGCCACCACCGCGCACTACCAGGTGGAAGGCCAGCAGGCCTACGGTTTCGCACTGGCCAACTACCTGCCATACAGCCTCACCCGCACCTGGCATACCGAACTGGCCGTGCTGTGGATCGCCACCGCATGGCTGGCCACCGGCCTGTACATCGCGCCGCTGATCTCCGGCCATGAACCGAAATTCCAGCGGCTCGGGGTGAACTTCCTGTGGGTCTGCCTGCTGGTCATCGTGGTCGGCTCCTTCGCCGGCCAGTGGTTCGCGGTGATGGACAAGATGGGCCTCAAGTACAACTTCTGGTTCGGCCACCAGGGCTGGGAGTACACCGACCTCGGCCGCTTCTGGCAGATCTTCCTGTTCATCGGCCTGATGCTGTGGCTGTTCCTGGTCGGCCGCGCGCTGTGGCCGGCGATGGACCGCAACAAGGAAGGCGCCTCGATCGTGGGCCTGCTGTTCCTGTCCACCGTGGCGATCGGCCTGCTCTACGGCGCCGGCCTGATGTGGGGCGAGCATACCCACATCGCGATGGTCGAGTACTGGCGCTGGTGGGTGGTGCACCTGTGGGTGGAAGGCTTCTTCGAAGTGTTCGCCACCGCGGTGATCAGCTACCTGTTCGTGCGCCTGGGCCTGCTGCGGGTGACCACGGCCACCACCAACGTGCTGTTCGCCACCATCGTGTTCATGGCCGGCGGCGTGCTGGGCACCCTGCACCACCTGTACTTCAGCGGCACCACCACGGCGGTGATCGCCCTGGGTGCCAGCTTCTCGGCACTGGAAGTGGTACCACTGGCCCTGATCGGCCTGGAAGCCTACGACACCTGGAAGAAGCAGCACGAGGCCCCGTGGATGGTGCGCTACCGCTGGCCGATCATGTTCTTCGTGGCGGTGAGCTTCTGGAACCTGGTCGGCGCGGGCCTGCTCGGCTTCCTCGTCAACACGCCGATCGCGCTGTACTACATGCAGGGCCTGAACCTCACCGCCACGCATGGCCACACCGCACTGTTCGGCGTGTACGGCATGCTCGGCCTGGGCCTGATGCTGTTCTGCCTGCGCGGCATCAGGCCGGACGCCGAGTGGCGCGAAGGCTGGCTGAAGAGCTCGTTCTGGCTGCTCAACATCGGCCTGTCGCTGATGGCCGCGCTGACCCTGCTGCCGCTGGGCATCCTGCAGCTGAAGGCGGTACTCGACCACGGTTACTGGTTCGCCCGTTCGGCCGAGTTCATGGACCGCCCGCTGATCCACATGCTGGTGTGGATGCGCGTGCCGGGTGACACCCTGTTCGCCATCGGCGCGCTGCTGATCGCGGTGTTCGTCGCGGCGCTGTGGCTGGCGCCGAAACGCCGTACGGCCAACCTGCCGCTGCCGCAGGGGCAAACCGAGGGTGCATGA
- a CDS encoding c-type cytochrome translates to MSCGVGGSSCETPRRRGAFVVLGILALIFIALSIFSFLKSRGQVTPDTVSFGPYKATDGKRVFQAYNCMGCHTMVGNGAYLGPDLTKEYKRAGPAWLAAFLPSAGGWPTNAAVRAQLLDPSQQADVGSDSIDAYLKKFPGAAERIERRGGGTTMMPNLPLTKDEIGQLIAYLKYTSAMNTEGWPPKVEVEGLDHRLQLAHGTVAAAPAPAPSAAPGPASAALDPAAHGAQLVKDNGCLACHATDDKRLVGPGWGGLYNAKVALADGSTVTADDAYLQESIRQPNAKIVAGYPTGVMPAYGTLLKDDEVNAIVAYLHTLEKQ, encoded by the coding sequence ATGAGCTGTGGAGTCGGCGGCAGCAGTTGCGAAACACCGCGGCGTCGCGGGGCCTTCGTGGTCCTGGGCATCCTCGCGCTGATCTTCATCGCACTGTCGATATTCTCCTTCCTGAAGTCACGCGGCCAGGTCACCCCCGACACGGTGTCCTTCGGGCCGTACAAGGCCACCGACGGCAAGCGGGTCTTCCAGGCCTACAACTGCATGGGCTGCCACACCATGGTCGGCAACGGCGCCTACCTGGGCCCGGATCTGACCAAGGAATACAAGCGCGCCGGACCTGCCTGGCTGGCGGCGTTCCTGCCTTCCGCGGGCGGCTGGCCGACCAACGCGGCGGTGCGCGCGCAGCTGCTCGATCCGAGCCAGCAGGCCGATGTCGGCAGCGATTCGATCGATGCCTACCTGAAGAAATTTCCGGGCGCCGCCGAGCGCATCGAACGTCGCGGCGGCGGCACCACGATGATGCCGAACCTACCGCTGACCAAGGACGAAATCGGCCAGCTGATCGCCTACCTCAAGTACACCTCGGCGATGAACACCGAGGGCTGGCCACCGAAGGTCGAGGTGGAAGGACTCGATCATCGCCTGCAGCTTGCACATGGCACCGTGGCGGCAGCGCCGGCACCGGCGCCGTCCGCAGCGCCGGGCCCGGCCAGCGCCGCACTCGATCCCGCCGCGCACGGCGCGCAGCTGGTGAAGGACAACGGCTGCCTGGCATGCCATGCGACCGACGACAAACGTCTGGTCGGCCCGGGCTGGGGAGGCCTGTACAACGCGAAGGTCGCCCTGGCTGACGGCAGCACGGTCACCGCCGATGACGCCTATCTGCAGGAATCGATCCGTCAGCCCAACGCAAAGATCGTGGCGGGTTATCCGACGGGCGTGATGCCCGCCTACGGGACCTTGCTGAAGGACGATGAAGTCAACGCCATCGTGGCCTACCTCCACACCTTGGAGAAGCAGTGA
- a CDS encoding SirB2 family protein: protein MFEFYPQIKWVHIACVLASGSLFALRGLLVQAGHAGAAQWMPVRWLSYAIDTTLLTAALMLLSILPGALFANGWLTTKLVLLVLYVVLATLALKRARTPRARTGFFVAALVTYLYMLGVARMHHPLGWLYGWLA, encoded by the coding sequence GTGTTCGAGTTCTATCCCCAAATCAAGTGGGTACACATCGCCTGCGTGCTGGCCAGCGGTTCGCTGTTCGCACTGCGCGGCCTGCTGGTGCAGGCCGGTCATGCCGGCGCCGCGCAGTGGATGCCGGTGCGCTGGCTCAGCTACGCGATCGACACCACCCTGCTCACCGCCGCGCTGATGCTGCTGAGCATCCTGCCCGGCGCGCTGTTCGCCAACGGCTGGCTCACCACCAAGCTGGTGCTGCTGGTGCTCTACGTGGTGCTTGCCACGCTGGCGCTGAAACGGGCACGCACGCCGCGTGCGCGAACCGGCTTTTTCGTCGCCGCGCTGGTCACCTATCTCTACATGCTTGGAGTGGCACGCATGCATCACCCACTGGGCTGGCTGTACGGGTGGCTGGCATGA